The Alteromonas stellipolaris genome includes a region encoding these proteins:
- a CDS encoding class II 3-deoxy-7-phosphoheptulonate synthase: MSNWQVDSWRQKPILQQPEYDDAAQLKQVEHTLSTYPPLVFAAEARDLRRQLGEVSLGKGFLLQGGDCAESFDEFNAPKIRDTFKVLLQMAIVLTFAGRCPVTKVARMAGQYAKPRSSNFETRNGVTLPSYRGDIINSFEFNEAARRPDPNRLIEAYHRSASTLNLLRAFSQGGLADLHEVNRWNMAFVENNPLKERYHDMAVRIQDTLSFMDVIGINSQSSPTLHETSLFTSHEALLLNYEQALTRIDTLTGKPYDCSAHMIWIGERTRQLDHAHIEFFRGIHNPIGVKVGPSMEEDELIRLIDALNPNNDPGRLTLITRMGADNLADNLPRLLRRVKAEGRHVVWSSDPMHGNTFSASSGYKTRNFDAILREIKQFFQAHNDEGTHAGGIHLEMTGQHVTECTGGAYEISDEDLAQAYKTQCDPRLNADQVLEMAFLVADHLRNA; this comes from the coding sequence TTGAGTAATTGGCAAGTAGACAGTTGGAGGCAAAAACCTATCCTTCAACAACCAGAGTACGATGATGCGGCACAACTTAAACAAGTAGAGCACACGCTAAGTACATATCCACCGCTGGTTTTTGCCGCTGAAGCCCGTGATCTTCGCCGTCAACTTGGTGAGGTTAGTTTAGGTAAAGGCTTTCTGCTTCAAGGCGGTGACTGCGCCGAATCGTTTGACGAATTTAATGCGCCAAAAATTCGCGATACCTTTAAAGTATTGCTTCAGATGGCGATTGTTTTAACCTTCGCAGGTCGATGCCCAGTAACCAAAGTGGCTCGCATGGCTGGCCAGTATGCTAAGCCTCGTTCATCGAACTTTGAAACCCGCAATGGCGTTACATTGCCAAGCTACCGCGGCGATATCATCAATAGTTTCGAGTTTAACGAAGCTGCTCGACGCCCTGATCCTAACCGTTTAATTGAAGCGTATCACCGCAGTGCATCTACCCTTAATTTACTTCGCGCTTTTTCCCAAGGTGGCTTGGCCGACCTTCACGAAGTAAACCGTTGGAATATGGCGTTTGTTGAAAACAACCCGCTTAAAGAACGCTACCACGATATGGCTGTGCGTATTCAAGATACCTTGTCATTCATGGATGTGATTGGTATTAATTCCCAATCTAGCCCCACATTGCATGAAACCTCATTGTTTACCTCGCATGAAGCATTATTGCTGAACTACGAACAAGCCCTAACTCGAATTGATACGCTAACGGGTAAGCCTTACGATTGCTCAGCGCACATGATTTGGATTGGTGAGCGTACCCGTCAGCTTGATCATGCTCATATTGAGTTCTTCCGCGGCATTCATAACCCTATTGGTGTGAAAGTTGGGCCTAGCATGGAAGAAGACGAACTTATTCGTTTGATTGATGCCCTTAACCCAAATAACGACCCTGGTAGATTAACCCTTATTACACGTATGGGGGCTGATAACTTGGCTGACAATTTGCCTCGTTTATTACGCCGCGTTAAAGCAGAAGGCAGACACGTAGTATGGAGTTCTGACCCCATGCACGGCAACACCTTCTCAGCATCTAGTGGTTACAAAACCCGTAATTTTGATGCTATTTTGCGTGAAATTAAACAGTTTTTCCAAGCTCACAACGATGAAGGCACTCATGCAGGTGGTATTCACCTTGAAATGACAGGCCAACACGTGACTGAGTGTACGGGTGGTGCGTACGAAATTAGTGATGAAGATTTAGCGCAGGCGTATAAAACCCAGTGCGATCCGCGTTTAAATGCAGACCAAGTACTTGAAATGGCGTTCTTAGTAGCAGACCATTTACGTAACGCCTAG
- a CDS encoding ATP-binding cassette domain-containing protein, translated as MSPVITLRDISVNKRLANITLDINKGDCVHILGPNGAGKSTLLSIMAGVLETEHGEASLLEQSLQQWPLGALATFRTLLAQQSEAVFAVSVKEYLSFFTSEPTFELPSLLEATLEVTGFLQTPLNRLSGGERQRVEICRALLQVWPAIKRGEALLLLDEPLQGVDIRHQYALMALFETLCNKGNTLVLSSHDISLSANYSYKVLLMKLGTNVSFGLTESVLSVKNLEQTFDCHFAVNKRDDFLDIQVCAPIVLNQMW; from the coding sequence ATGAGCCCGGTTATAACTTTGCGGGATATTAGTGTGAATAAGCGTTTAGCGAATATCACCCTTGATATCAATAAAGGCGATTGCGTTCATATTCTTGGCCCTAACGGCGCTGGAAAGTCTACCCTGTTGTCGATAATGGCTGGGGTGTTGGAAACAGAACACGGAGAAGCTTCGCTGTTAGAACAGTCTCTTCAACAATGGCCTTTAGGTGCATTAGCAACATTTAGAACTTTATTGGCACAGCAAAGTGAAGCTGTTTTTGCGGTATCGGTAAAAGAATACCTTTCGTTTTTTACAAGTGAACCCACGTTTGAACTTCCCAGCTTGTTAGAAGCCACATTGGAAGTAACGGGCTTTTTGCAAACGCCTTTAAACCGACTTTCAGGCGGAGAACGTCAGCGCGTTGAAATTTGCCGTGCGTTGCTGCAAGTTTGGCCTGCCATTAAGCGAGGCGAAGCGCTTTTGTTGTTAGATGAACCCTTGCAAGGGGTAGATATTCGACATCAGTATGCGTTAATGGCGCTGTTTGAAACCTTATGCAATAAAGGGAATACCTTAGTGCTAAGCAGTCATGACATTTCATTAAGCGCAAACTATAGTTATAAAGTACTGCTAATGAAATTGGGTACTAACGTAAGTTTCGGTTTGACTGAGTCGGTATTGTCGGTCAAAAACCTAGAACAGACCTTCGATTGTCATTTTGCAGTAAATAAGCGCGACGACTTTCTAGATATTCAAGTTTGCGCACCTATTGTATTAAATCAAATGTGGTAA
- a CDS encoding FecCD family ABC transporter permease produces MHTVSRGSAVKDGAGKGSAAIFLLCSITFLLIVGVLATVWLTDSPTALKQHITLQLQIPLIITAILVGSVLAVSGATLQIVLRNPLADPGIIGITSGASLVAATLLLLTPLWAQPYLHYILPLGCFIGALITTFIIYRLARKLLGSAVAVILSGIAISTLSGAVIAWLYMFSDAQSLRNLTFWLMGSVYQTTWPILWVSGPLIIGSLWYQMGQSAKFNRLYAGDLAALSSGVHVQQLTERSLIATAVGVGAAVSIAGAIAFVGLLVPHILRLILGHDNRLLLPASALCGASLLLIVVLMSELTRAITLPVSMITATLGGPLLIWALLKGQLR; encoded by the coding sequence ATGCACACGGTTTCAAGGGGCTCGGCGGTCAAGGACGGTGCGGGAAAAGGAAGCGCGGCCATCTTCCTACTTTGCAGTATTACCTTTCTGCTCATTGTTGGTGTCTTAGCCACAGTATGGCTAACCGATTCACCCACTGCATTAAAGCAACACATCACATTACAGCTTCAAATTCCGCTGATTATTACCGCCATTTTAGTAGGTAGTGTATTGGCCGTAAGTGGCGCCACGCTTCAAATAGTACTGCGTAATCCGTTGGCAGACCCAGGTATAATAGGTATCACCAGCGGCGCCAGTTTAGTGGCTGCAACCCTGTTATTGCTTACACCTTTGTGGGCACAGCCTTATCTTCATTACATACTTCCTTTGGGCTGCTTTATTGGTGCGTTAATAACCACGTTTATTATCTATCGCCTAGCTCGAAAGCTGCTGGGCTCAGCGGTTGCTGTTATTCTATCGGGTATTGCCATCTCTACTTTGAGTGGGGCTGTTATCGCTTGGTTGTACATGTTTAGTGATGCTCAATCACTACGTAATTTAACGTTTTGGCTGATGGGAAGCGTGTATCAAACCACTTGGCCTATTTTGTGGGTAAGCGGCCCACTTATTATTGGTAGTTTGTGGTATCAAATGGGCCAATCTGCCAAGTTTAATAGGTTGTATGCCGGTGATTTAGCGGCGTTAAGCAGTGGTGTGCATGTGCAACAACTTACCGAGCGTAGCCTTATTGCTACCGCCGTGGGGGTAGGAGCGGCAGTGTCTATTGCGGGAGCTATTGCCTTTGTTGGGTTGTTGGTGCCTCACATCCTTCGGCTTATTCTGGGTCATGATAATAGGTTGCTGTTACCAGCAAGCGCGCTATGTGGCGCCAGTTTATTGCTTATTGTGGTGCTGATGTCTGAACTTACCCGTGCGATTACCCTACCTGTGTCTATGATCACTGCCACCTTAGGAGGCCCTTTGCTCATTTGGGCATTATTAAAAGGTCAGCTTCGATGA
- a CDS encoding low molecular weight protein-tyrosine-phosphatase — MGQNTSVLFVCLGNICRSPTAEAVFIRKAADAGLKLDIDSAGTHGYHIGKQPDKRSQAVGVERGYSFKGLKCRRVDDKDFEKYDYILAMDNSNLDNLREMSAPEHHEKIHLFLDFANSEDKEVPDPYYGGKRGFELVLDLIEEASDGLIAHIQQS; from the coding sequence ATGGGTCAGAACACATCGGTGTTATTCGTGTGCTTGGGTAACATTTGCCGTTCACCTACGGCCGAAGCTGTGTTTATTCGCAAAGCGGCTGATGCAGGGTTAAAACTAGACATAGACTCTGCCGGAACCCATGGATATCACATTGGTAAACAACCAGATAAACGTTCGCAAGCGGTTGGCGTAGAGCGAGGTTATAGCTTTAAAGGCTTAAAGTGCCGAAGAGTCGATGACAAAGATTTCGAAAAGTACGACTATATTCTGGCAATGGATAACAGCAATTTAGACAATCTACGTGAAATGTCCGCGCCGGAACACCACGAAAAAATCCACTTGTTTCTAGACTTCGCTAACAGTGAAGATAAAGAAGTTCCAGACCCATATTATGGCGGAAAACGGGGTTTTGAATTAGTGTTAGACTTAATAGAAGAGGCCTCTGATGGGCTGATTGCACATATTCAACAGAGCTAA
- a CDS encoding methyltransferase domain-containing protein — translation MSPQFFAKQVPKQLSHQGAFAVHLDDHSNLQLALQSESGISEAVVAKQFSKAANKYDNEAHIQREIAQAGLNNLPNALHGELLDIGCATGTHSHTLQQRGANVMGLDIAPGMVHRAQARFPDVDFKQGSAQSLPFESSSFSSVFSSMALQWCNSPQTVASEIYRVLKPSGMAEIAIMVSGSFAELHKARSIAQLPAAITSLPEAQLWLKSFLGAGLRVSRLINKDYVDEHQDVLSLLRSIKNVGAGATGAKQQSLSRSDIKKLSLAYKNISAVDGVLPLTYKVCHFRLEKP, via the coding sequence ATGAGTCCGCAATTTTTCGCTAAACAAGTGCCTAAGCAGCTTTCCCACCAAGGCGCTTTTGCAGTCCATTTAGATGACCATTCCAATCTTCAATTAGCCCTTCAATCAGAAAGCGGAATAAGCGAAGCGGTTGTTGCGAAGCAATTTTCAAAAGCCGCAAATAAGTACGATAACGAAGCACATATTCAGCGCGAAATTGCACAGGCAGGGTTAAACAATTTACCTAACGCCTTGCACGGCGAACTACTTGATATTGGCTGTGCTACGGGAACTCATAGCCACACGTTACAGCAACGTGGCGCAAACGTTATGGGATTAGATATTGCACCAGGTATGGTGCATAGAGCACAAGCTCGCTTCCCTGATGTTGATTTTAAACAAGGTTCAGCACAGTCGTTACCGTTCGAAAGTAGTAGCTTCAGTTCTGTTTTTTCTTCCATGGCATTGCAGTGGTGTAACAGCCCACAAACAGTAGCCAGCGAAATTTACCGCGTACTTAAGCCTTCAGGTATGGCAGAAATTGCCATAATGGTTAGTGGTTCTTTTGCTGAACTTCATAAAGCGAGAAGTATTGCTCAATTACCTGCTGCGATAACAAGTTTGCCCGAAGCACAGTTGTGGCTTAAATCGTTCCTTGGGGCAGGGCTGCGGGTTAGCCGCCTTATCAATAAAGATTATGTTGATGAGCACCAAGATGTACTTTCCTTGCTTCGTTCAATCAAAAACGTAGGGGCAGGAGCTACAGGAGCTAAGCAGCAATCGCTGTCACGTAGTGATATCAAAAAGTTATCGTTAGCCTACAAAAATATTAGCGCTGTCGATGGCGTGCTACCGCTTACTTACAAAGTGTGTCATTTCAGATTAGAGAAACCATGA
- a CDS encoding aminotransferase class I/II-fold pyridoxal phosphate-dependent enzyme has product MSFDWLEARLAERAQQGYLRKRVCQQYEKDNIICIDGEHYLNFASNDYLGMRHHEGVLQSWVEGLAQFGGGSGASPLVTGHTQAHLALEAYIADGLNREAALLFNSGFAANQALCMALFSDAHNQGANNQSASNQTPSAAASFKHSGEIFADRLMHASFLEGAMATKAKLRRFRHNDLAHLSNLLEKVDTTSNSDKLVVTEGVFSMDGDTAPLRDMADIAKQHNVWLMVDDAHGMGVLGENGLGSIEAQALSQTDVPIVMGTFGKAVGTAGAFIAGSQALIDYLVNFAKHYVYSTAMPPAQAVATLYSLTHIAADSSRTDALNYNVAYFRERFSAQIGDDRNGDLQLANSNSAIQPIIVGSPKRALALSDALKARGIWIPAIRYPTVPKGEDRLRITLSATHTQQDIDVLVDAIALAMESIA; this is encoded by the coding sequence ATGTCCTTCGATTGGCTTGAAGCCCGCTTAGCCGAGCGGGCTCAACAAGGATACTTGCGTAAGCGGGTATGCCAGCAGTACGAAAAAGACAACATCATCTGCATTGATGGTGAGCACTATTTAAATTTTGCCAGTAATGATTACCTTGGTATGCGTCACCATGAAGGCGTATTGCAAAGCTGGGTAGAAGGCTTGGCACAATTTGGTGGTGGCAGCGGCGCCTCGCCCTTGGTCACCGGTCATACCCAAGCGCATTTAGCGCTAGAGGCTTACATTGCCGACGGTCTAAACCGAGAAGCCGCATTGTTGTTTAATTCGGGGTTCGCGGCTAACCAAGCATTATGCATGGCGCTATTTAGTGATGCTCATAATCAAGGCGCTAATAATCAAAGTGCTAGTAATCAAACCCCAAGTGCCGCGGCCAGCTTTAAACATTCCGGTGAAATTTTTGCAGACCGGCTTATGCATGCCTCCTTCCTTGAAGGAGCTATGGCAACCAAAGCCAAGCTGCGTCGCTTTAGGCACAACGATTTAGCTCACCTTTCCAATTTATTAGAAAAGGTTGATACCACCAGTAACAGTGACAAGTTGGTCGTCACTGAAGGTGTATTCAGTATGGACGGCGACACCGCACCCCTTCGTGATATGGCAGATATAGCGAAGCAACACAATGTATGGCTGATGGTAGACGATGCACACGGCATGGGGGTATTAGGTGAAAACGGGTTGGGCAGTATTGAAGCGCAAGCGCTATCTCAAACAGATGTACCCATAGTGATGGGCACCTTCGGCAAAGCTGTAGGAACCGCGGGCGCTTTTATTGCTGGAAGCCAAGCGCTAATTGATTACCTAGTAAATTTTGCCAAGCATTACGTGTACTCCACGGCCATGCCGCCAGCCCAAGCAGTAGCCACGTTGTATTCACTGACGCACATTGCTGCAGATAGCAGTCGGACAGACGCGTTGAATTACAATGTTGCGTATTTTCGCGAGCGCTTTAGTGCCCAAATTGGGGATGATCGAAATGGCGATTTACAACTTGCGAATTCAAATAGCGCAATACAGCCCATTATTGTAGGCAGCCCTAAACGCGCGTTAGCGTTAAGTGATGCCCTTAAAGCGCGTGGCATATGGATACCTGCTATTCGCTACCCTACAGTACCGAAAGGGGAGGACCGATTGCGTATTACCCTAAGCGCTACCCATACCCAGCAAGACATAGATGTACTTGTTGATGCTATTGCCCTTGCGATGGAGTCGATAGCATGA
- the bioB gene encoding biotin synthase BioB, translating into MTLAFAPDAQNNTIRHDWSQAEVEALYALPFNDLLFQAQVVHRQHFNPNEVQVSTLLSIKTGACPEDCKYCPQSARYDTGLEKERLLEIEKVIERAKEAKQVGSTRFCMGAAWRNPRDRDMPYIVKMVEEVKQLGLETCMTLGMLTRDQAVALKQAGLDYYNHNLDTSPEYYGDIITTRTYQDRLNTLENVRAAGMNVCSGGIVGMGETAGDRASLLIQLANLPEQPQSVPINMLVKVKGTPLASLEDLDYFEFIRTIAVARIMMPKSHVRLSAGREAMNEQMQALCFMAGANSIFYGCKLLTTSNPDTHEDVILFKKLGINTERTRDFSDEAHQQVLEEEIAQQQEQGSDASDLFYDASAPRKQKQPAEA; encoded by the coding sequence ATGACTCTGGCTTTCGCGCCTGACGCGCAAAATAATACAATTCGTCACGATTGGTCACAAGCCGAAGTAGAGGCGCTTTATGCCTTGCCATTTAACGACTTGCTGTTTCAAGCGCAAGTGGTTCACAGACAACACTTCAATCCAAACGAAGTACAAGTAAGCACCTTGTTGTCGATTAAAACCGGTGCATGCCCGGAAGACTGTAAATACTGTCCACAAAGTGCGCGTTACGACACGGGCTTAGAAAAAGAGCGTTTGCTTGAAATCGAAAAAGTGATTGAGCGTGCCAAAGAAGCCAAGCAAGTGGGCTCTACCCGTTTTTGTATGGGGGCCGCATGGCGTAACCCACGTGACAGAGACATGCCTTATATTGTAAAAATGGTGGAAGAGGTTAAACAACTTGGCCTTGAAACCTGCATGACCCTTGGTATGTTAACCCGCGATCAAGCGGTAGCCCTCAAGCAGGCTGGTCTAGATTATTACAACCATAACCTTGATACCTCGCCTGAATACTATGGCGATATTATTACCACTCGTACCTATCAAGACAGACTAAATACCCTTGAAAATGTGCGTGCAGCGGGCATGAATGTGTGTTCTGGCGGTATTGTAGGTATGGGCGAAACCGCAGGCGACAGAGCCAGCTTGCTAATCCAATTAGCAAACTTGCCTGAGCAGCCGCAAAGTGTACCTATTAATATGCTAGTTAAAGTAAAAGGTACGCCTCTAGCCAGTTTAGAAGATTTAGATTACTTCGAGTTTATTCGCACTATTGCGGTAGCCCGTATCATGATGCCTAAATCTCACGTGCGTTTATCGGCAGGCCGCGAAGCCATGAATGAACAGATGCAAGCACTATGCTTTATGGCCGGTGCGAACTCAATTTTCTACGGTTGTAAACTGCTTACTACGTCTAACCCTGATACCCACGAAGACGTGATACTGTTTAAAAAGTTAGGCATAAACACAGAACGTACTCGCGATTTTTCTGATGAAGCGCATCAGCAAGTATTAGAAGAAGAAATTGCGCAGCAACAAGAACAAGGTTCTGATGCTAGCGATTTATTTTACGATGCTAGCGCACCGCGTAAACAGAAACAGCCTGCGGAGGCATAA